From a single Bradyrhizobium sediminis genomic region:
- a CDS encoding enoyl-CoA hydratase/isomerase family protein, protein MTRPLLIEHDDGVDRVTLNRPDSLNALNPEMIDALNGYFEGLQRNRATRVVVLKGAGASFCAGLDLKHAMARRAGQQEPPGVTESLDSQRRIADIVMLMRRCPQPIIALVQGSAAGGGFALALAADIRIATRSARMNCAFIKLGLGGCDIGTSYFLPRLVGVSVASELILTGRFIHAERALAVGLVSEVVEEGGLDAAAEPYVEAMMTASPVGLRLSKECLNMSVDAGSIEAVIAMEDRNQVLCSRSEDFNEGIRAFLEKRKPVYIRR, encoded by the coding sequence GTGACCCGACCGCTGCTGATCGAACACGATGACGGGGTCGACCGGGTGACGCTCAATCGCCCGGACAGCCTCAACGCGCTCAATCCAGAGATGATCGACGCGCTGAACGGCTATTTCGAGGGTCTGCAGCGCAACCGCGCCACCCGCGTGGTGGTGCTGAAGGGGGCGGGTGCGTCGTTCTGCGCCGGGCTCGATCTCAAGCACGCGATGGCGCGCCGCGCCGGGCAGCAGGAGCCGCCCGGCGTCACCGAGTCGCTGGATTCGCAGCGCCGGATTGCCGACATCGTGATGCTGATGCGGCGCTGCCCGCAGCCGATCATCGCGCTGGTGCAGGGCTCCGCGGCCGGCGGCGGTTTCGCGCTGGCGCTCGCCGCCGACATCCGCATCGCCACCAGATCGGCGCGGATGAACTGCGCCTTCATCAAGCTCGGGCTAGGCGGCTGCGACATCGGCACCAGCTATTTCCTGCCGCGGCTGGTCGGGGTGTCGGTCGCCTCCGAACTGATCCTGACCGGACGCTTCATCCATGCCGAGCGCGCGCTGGCGGTCGGTCTGGTTTCCGAAGTGGTCGAGGAGGGCGGGCTCGATGCCGCCGCCGAACCCTATGTCGAAGCGATGATGACGGCCTCGCCGGTCGGTTTGCGGCTGTCGAAGGAATGCCTCAACATGAGCGTCGATGCCGGCTCGATCGAGGCGGTGATTGCGATGGAAGACCGCAATCAGGTCCTGTGCAGCCGTTCGGAAGATTTCAACGAAGGCATCAGGGCCTTTCTGGAAAAGCGAAAGCCTGTCTATATCAGGCGTTAA